In one Balaenoptera musculus isolate JJ_BM4_2016_0621 chromosome 20, mBalMus1.pri.v3, whole genome shotgun sequence genomic region, the following are encoded:
- the CCDC182 gene encoding coiled-coil domain-containing protein 182 yields the protein MDPLYQAGSILMKVNTLQGKKIVESGLQSGDFSLPQPWPSCALPPAHLEILQQQLAGVQRELEDFKKEALRAIHDLEDALGAMNGTLAQQEEQAARVKQRLREEEDRGIVRNKVLTFLLPREKRLREHCRRLECLLLGRSCEALGIRRKIQAD from the coding sequence ATGGACCCCCTCTATCAGGCCGGCTCCATTCTCATGAAGGTGAACACCTTACAGGGGAAGAAGATAGTGGAGAGCGGCCTCCAATCTGGAGACTTCTCGCTCCCCCAGCCATGGCCCTCCTGCGCCCTGCCGCCAGCCCACCTGGAGATCCTGCAGCAGCAGTTGGCCGGGGTGCAACGGGAGCTGGAGGACTTCAAGAAGGAGGCACTGAGGGCCATCCATGACCTGGAAGACGCCCTCGGCGCAATGAACGGGACGCTGGCGCAGCAGGAGGAGCAGGCGGCCCGCGTGAAGCAGCGGCTGCGGGAGGAGGAGGACCGGGGCATCGTGCGGAACAAGGTCCTCACCTTCCTGCTGCCCCGCGAGAAGCGGCTCCGGGAGCACTGCAGGCGGCTGGAGTGCCTGCTGCTGGGCCGGAGCTGCGAGGCGCTGGGCATCCGCCGGAAGATCCAGGCCGACTGA